A window of Fluoribacter dumoffii NY 23 contains these coding sequences:
- a CDS encoding class I SAM-dependent methyltransferase: MKESDKNKVYETYDELIDWFETHRNKELNMEKFYLDEIRKYFPVGGKVLDIGCGTGEPIAKFFIEEGYELTGVDASKKMIDCCQKKFPDAQWILADMRKLKFDKQFDIVIAWHSFFHLPQADQRNTLELFTSLVKPGGLLVFTSGTEAGEVWSDNGGYNLYHASLDTQEYETILHKNNMKISVHKMHDPDCGGATVWLTQKIL, from the coding sequence ATGAAAGAATCAGATAAGAACAAAGTTTATGAAACATATGATGAATTAATTGACTGGTTTGAGACCCATCGAAATAAAGAATTGAATATGGAAAAATTTTACCTGGATGAAATCCGAAAATATTTTCCTGTTGGGGGCAAAGTATTAGACATTGGTTGTGGTACTGGTGAGCCTATTGCAAAATTTTTTATTGAAGAAGGGTATGAATTAACAGGGGTTGATGCCAGTAAAAAAATGATAGATTGCTGCCAAAAAAAATTTCCTGATGCTCAATGGATTTTAGCCGATATGCGCAAACTAAAATTTGACAAGCAATTCGACATTGTCATTGCCTGGCATAGTTTTTTTCATTTACCCCAGGCTGATCAAAGAAACACGTTGGAATTATTTACTTCTTTAGTGAAACCTGGAGGTTTGTTAGTTTTTACCTCAGGCACTGAAGCCGGGGAAGTTTGGAGTGACAATGGGGGTTATAATTTATACCATGCTTCACTGGATACCCAAGAATATGAAACCATTTTGCATAAGAATAACATGAAAATTTCAGTGCATAAAATGCACGATCCGGATTGTGGGGGTGCCACTGTATGGCTCACCCAAAAAATATTATAG
- a CDS encoding phosphotransferase enzyme family protein: MVWADTLKKISDETAFQAALQWVENPKHLHLINNQINCVYRFESEGKGFYLRMTHEKIRKPQELLAAIDFQQHLHLNDAPVCQVLSSKNGSYIETVRQDNFDFLTQVCAEVPGTIMHFSYQDKNTYFLWGQALARLHRAAGTYQANRHHFRSWSDLWHETASYLDDEEQEIRDLFHTLDQRFKCLTVNESNFGLTHGDHRPGNVLFDGRQIHFIDFDEPVYHWFIADIAKPYLDLCSIPFNAWSEKFTWMIEGYRSVLPIDNCLVQSINDFSQMKSLDIYLWCKNNWFESTAPGGTPREQWLNELRYMALKPLFRF, from the coding sequence ATGGTATGGGCTGACACACTCAAAAAGATAAGTGATGAAACGGCATTTCAAGCAGCGCTGCAGTGGGTTGAAAATCCAAAACATTTGCATTTGATTAATAACCAAATCAATTGCGTTTATCGTTTTGAATCTGAGGGTAAAGGATTTTATTTGCGCATGACCCATGAAAAAATTCGAAAACCACAAGAACTTCTCGCAGCAATTGATTTTCAACAACATCTGCATCTGAATGATGCGCCCGTTTGTCAGGTACTTAGCTCGAAAAATGGATCTTATATTGAAACCGTCCGCCAAGATAATTTTGATTTTTTAACCCAGGTATGTGCAGAAGTGCCAGGAACAATCATGCATTTTTCTTATCAGGATAAAAATACCTATTTTTTATGGGGACAAGCATTAGCTCGATTGCATCGTGCTGCTGGAACTTATCAAGCCAACCGCCATCATTTTAGAAGCTGGAGTGATCTGTGGCATGAAACAGCAAGTTACCTTGATGATGAGGAACAGGAAATTCGAGATTTATTCCACACTCTTGATCAGCGATTCAAATGTCTTACTGTGAATGAATCCAATTTTGGCCTCACTCATGGCGATCACCGTCCAGGTAATGTACTGTTTGATGGCCGACAAATCCATTTTATTGATTTCGATGAACCGGTCTATCATTGGTTTATAGCCGATATTGCCAAACCCTATTTAGACTTGTGCAGCATTCCTTTTAATGCATGGTCAGAGAAATTTACATGGATGATTGAGGGGTATCGAAGTGTTTTGCCCATAGATAATTGTCTCGTTCAGTCAATAAATGATTTTAGCCAAATGAAAAGCCTGGATATATACTTATGGTGCAAAAATAACTGGTTTGAATCAACAGCTCCAGGAGGGACGCCAAGGGAGCAATGGTTAAATGAGTTGCGATATATGGCATTGAAACCCTTATTTCGGTTTTAA